The sequence GCGAGACCGCGCGTCGCTGCGAACCTGGTTGAAGCACTACGAAAAAGCGGGCGATATCGAGACGCACGTGTTTACGCGTGACGGGCGCGTGGCGGCGTACTTGCGCGTCAACTTTCAAACCACCGGCATGCTCGTGATGGAAGCCGGGGGGTGGACGGCGGCCACCTTGCCCGCCGCGTTGCGATACCTGGGCCGCCGCGCCATGAAAGAGGATCTCCCCGATTTCGACTTGGCGCTGCCCGGCGATGATCCGCTGCTTCCCGCGGCGCAATACTGGGGCGCCGACCCGGTCGACCCCATGCTCACCTACGCGCTGCAGGTCAAAATGCTCGACTGGCGCCGCATGATTGCCGCGTTGAAACCCGCCTTCGACCGGCGGCTCGCCGCAAGCGCTTTTTGCGACCTCACCTTGTCGCTGCCGTGCCGAATGGACTCGCAGTCCTTCACGCTGGAGATTCGCAACGGGCGTTTCGCCGGCGTCGGTCCGCCGCACGACGCGCCGGTCGTGCTCTGTTTGCGCGGCGGCCGCGAATCACTGATGCGCATGCTTTTCGGGGTGAAATCGGTTCCGGACATGCTGGACACGACGCCGGATATGCGCTGCCCGCCGGAATTGCGCCCCGTCGTCTCGACGCTGTTTCCGGCCCTGCGCCCCTACGTCAACGAACTCGACGGTTTCTAGCGACCCGGGTGGGAACGAGCGCTTACTCCCACAATCGCAGGCCCGCGCGCTGCTCTTGCCCGCGCGCCTTGCGGATGTAAATCACCTTGTCCACTTCGGCGCAGACCCGGCCCTCGCGATCGATCAACTCGACGTGGTAGGAACGGTCGACGGACCTCTCGGCTTCCAGCGTCTGCCGAATCTCATCCAGATCGCTTGGCTCGATCGTGAAACGCGCCGTCAGCGTGCTTTGCCCCGGCCGGCGAAAGCGAACCGTCGCTTCCTTGTCCCACACCACGTACTCCGGCCCCAGATTCTTGATCAGCATGATCATGAACATCGGGTCCACCGAGGCGTACATGCTGCCCCCGTAGATCGTGCCGACGTAATTGTACGTGCGCCACGAAAGCGGCAGCTTGACGCGCACCTCCCGAAAATCATCGGCAATGTACGTCACCCGCGCGCCGGTGCCGCGATAGGCGGGGAAGAAATTGTAAAGCAGTCGTGTCATGCGGGTTCGCAACGACTCGGGCATGGATTCACCTCAGTGGGAGTTCGGCCGTATCGTCTCGAATCGTCAATGCCGCGCCGAATTGCGCCGAGGCGGCCGCAAAACGCCGCAGCGTGCGGGCCGCGCGCTTGCCCTTGGCCGGCCGCGGTTGCCAACGAACGCCCTCGTGCCGGTTTTGATTCCATATCGGATGAAACACCACGTTGCGAATGCGCCGGTCGCGCACGATGAATTCGGCCAGCAGGCTCTCGTGCGCCCGGTTGTTGCCCGTGGCGAACGCCCCGTTGCCCACCGAATACACCAGCGGCTTGCCGCTGTATAGTTCCATCGCCTGCGGAATATGCGGCCCGTGGCCGACGATCGCATCCGCGCCCAGATCGAGCATCAAGTGGCCGAATCGCCGCTGCTTGGCGTCCACGTCCACCACGTAGTTTTTTCCCCAATGGACATTGACGACCAGCACGTCCACCAGCGGTCGCAAACCGCCGATCAGTCCGCGCACCGATGCCTCAGTGAGCTGGGCCGTGCCGTGCTTGGCGTGGTTGCCGCTGTATCCGTAAAATCCCAGTAGGCCGACGGTCGTCTCCCCGAACTGCACAATCAGTGGCCGGCCCGCCTCGGCCGGGGTTAAGCCGCCACCGATATGTTCGATGCCCCACTCGTCGAGAAAGCGGACCGTCGATTCCTTGCCCGCTGGGCCGCAATCGCGATAGTGATTGTTGGCCAGGTTAACCACGTCCACGCCGTTATTTTTTAGCCCGGCCAAAGCCTCCGGCATCATCACGTAGGAATACTTCTTAGTCTTCGAGCGACGGCAGGCACGCGCGACGGGAACCTCGAGATTCAACCCGACCAGGTCGGCGCGTTCGAAAAGCGGTTTCAGGCCCCGCAGCGTGTAATCCCACCCGTGGGCGAGCAACCACGGCAGGGCCAGATCGTCGATCATCGTGTCGCCGCCGAAAACCAAGTGCAGTTCGTTTTCGTTTTGCGGCGCCAGCGTTACACGTTTGGGTTCCGGTAACTCGACGGGCGTCTCACCGCAGGCGGCGACCAGCAGGCCCAACAACAGGCAACCAATGACAAGTACCCCAGCGCGTCGCATGAACCGGCGCCTACCGGAATTCGGCCAGGCCGGTCGGCGTCCCGGTGCTTAGCTCCAGAGAGGGATTGAGCTTCATGCTCCAGGTCGCCAGGTCGCTTTCGAAAGCGTCCCACACGAGCGGCGGCAGGTTTTCATCGAAGCTGACGTGCGGCTGCTGGAAAGCAAGCGCGACGCTTTCGTCGATCGCCTCGCACAAATACTCGTCGACCATGGCGTTGAAATTGGGGTCCATCTGCGTGGTGACCGCCTCTTTGGCCCAATAGGTCTGGTACCAAAGAAGAACCGGCGCGTTACCCAGGATGGATTCTTCGTTGTTGCGGAAGAAGGTTTCCGGATCGCTGGTACCGGGAATCGGCGGCGCGGTGAGCGAGCCGTGCATCGTGACCGTGCCCGCGTGAAATTCGGCGATGTTGTTCGTTTCACCGCGGCTGCGGTAATAGGAAACCGTCATTTCCGCCGCCAGCACTTCCGCGTCCCAACGCTCCTGCGGATAGTCGTCGTCGTCGAAACGATAGAAGGCGCGCGAGGCGTCCATCAATTCGCGGGCGACGGCGTACCAGTACACGAAGCGGGCGTAGAAAATCTTCGCCGCGAATTCCTCGCCAAAGGCCCCGATGAAATCGGCGCGTACCGTGGTCGATAGGTCTTCCCAAGTCGTGTAGACGATTCGCCGGGATTCGACCAGTCCGTCGCACGGGCCGGAACTATCCACGGAGTCGTCGTCGTCGCCACCCGCGGAGTCGTCGTCGCCGGCGGTGTCGTCGTCGCCGGACGTATCGTCGTCATCGTCGCCTCCGCCCGGGCCGGGATCGATATCGTCGTCGTCGCCCTCATCGAGGGTATCGGAGGGCGCGTAGGGGTCCTCTTCCTCGCTGGTGGAGCAGGCCGTGAGACAAACCATGCCGCAGGCCAGCAGGAAGATCGCCACAATCGACAGGAGAGTTCGTTGCATGAAAAACCTCACTTTTTCGGGCTTCGATAGCCGCGCCGATTGTACGGGACACCTGCGAAAGACGCAAATCCACAGGTTAAAAATGACGCCGACACTTGTTTTTCCCCGCGCTTTACCCCATCCATAGAAGGTTGACGTGAACAATATAGGAAAAAAGATGCCGAGCTACGACAACTTGATTGCGCGAGCCAAAGAAAAGCTTGAGGACCTCAACGCTGCCGAGCTATTGGCGGCGCATATTTTGCCGGGCGAAGACGAATTCCTGCCCGTGGTGATATACCCCCATATTCAGTTCTACCAACCGGCCGACGTGGACGCGTTGCGGGCCCAAGACACGCTTCCGCCCAGCATTCCGTTCACCCTGTATGTGCACATCCCCTTTTGCGCTTTCGCCTGTACCTACTGCCATTGGGTGAAAACCATCAATCCCGATCCGGCGCTTGTCGAAGAATACCTCGACGTGTTGATCGAAGAGATGCGCCTCGCGGTCGACAAACTCGGCGGCGAACGCATCCCGATCACAACGGCGATTTTCGGCGGCGGCACGCCGACCTATCTGACGCCACCCCAACTAGAGCGCGTCCTGACTGCGGTGCACAAATACTTCGATCTGCGGGGATGCCGCCAGTTCAGTTTCGAGGCCGAACCCCGTTCCCTACTCGGCGAAGTCGGAGCCGCCAGGCTGCGCACGCTGCGCGATCACGGCGTGCACCGCATCAGCATGGGCGTGCAAAGCTTCAATGACGACATCCTTCGCCACATGGGGCGGCAACATTCCGGCGACGAAGCCAGGGAGGCGATCGCCGCGATTCGCGACGCCGATTTCGAAAGCCTTTCCATCGACCTGATTTACGGCTACCCGGGCCAAAAACACAGTGATTGGCTCGACTCCATGCAAACCGCGATCGACTTGGAGGTCGACGCTTGGCAGCTATACCGCCTGCGCATCCTGCGTCACGGCGAACGACAGGCGGCGATCCTCAACGAATTCGAACAGAACCGTGGGCGATTCCCCGGCGACGACGAAATCCGCCTGATGAAAATGGTCGCCGCGATCAGTTCCGAAGACGCCGGTTACAAGCAGCACTTCACCCGCATCTTCGCGCGCGGACCCCAACACGTTACGCATTTCATGGTCGATTATTGCTGCCGGCTCTACAATGTGATCGGCCTGGGACCCTCGGCGTGGTCGAACTACCACCGCACCTTCACCGTGAACGTCGCCGACGATTTCGATCGCTACTACGCACTGGTCCGGGCCGGAAAGCTGCCGGCCGACCGCGCCCTGCTTCGCGACACCGAAACCGAGGCCCGGCGCAGCTTCATCAGCCCGCTCAAAAACTGCCGGGTTGGCAAGCGGCCCTTTGCGAAGCGAACCGGTATGGATTTGCGGGAGCACTTCGGACCGGAGATCGACCGCCTCCAAGGTTTCGGCCTGCTGGAAGAGGACGAAAACCAAATTTGGTTGTCCGAGCGCGGCCGGTTCTTCGCCGACGAAACGGTCATGCAACTTTTCCAGAAGCGTTACTTGCCCTTCCCGCAGGTCGGCCACGACCTCATGCCGGAATAACAAGCCTCAGGTAGGCAGGCGGAATTCGCGCGCGCCGCGA comes from Candidatus Lernaella stagnicola and encodes:
- a CDS encoding DUF4442 domain-containing protein, yielding MPESLRTRMTRLLYNFFPAYRGTGARVTYIADDFREVRVKLPLSWRTYNYVGTIYGGSMYASVDPMFMIMLIKNLGPEYVVWDKEATVRFRRPGQSTLTARFTIEPSDLDEIRQTLEAERSVDRSYHVELIDREGRVCAEVDKVIYIRKARGQEQRAGLRLWE
- a CDS encoding coproporphyrinogen-III oxidase family protein; its protein translation is MPSYDNLIARAKEKLEDLNAAELLAAHILPGEDEFLPVVIYPHIQFYQPADVDALRAQDTLPPSIPFTLYVHIPFCAFACTYCHWVKTINPDPALVEEYLDVLIEEMRLAVDKLGGERIPITTAIFGGGTPTYLTPPQLERVLTAVHKYFDLRGCRQFSFEAEPRSLLGEVGAARLRTLRDHGVHRISMGVQSFNDDILRHMGRQHSGDEAREAIAAIRDADFESLSIDLIYGYPGQKHSDWLDSMQTAIDLEVDAWQLYRLRILRHGERQAAILNEFEQNRGRFPGDDEIRLMKMVAAISSEDAGYKQHFTRIFARGPQHVTHFMVDYCCRLYNVIGLGPSAWSNYHRTFTVNVADDFDRYYALVRAGKLPADRALLRDTETEARRSFISPLKNCRVGKRPFAKRTGMDLREHFGPEIDRLQGFGLLEEDENQIWLSERGRFFADETVMQLFQKRYLPFPQVGHDLMPE
- a CDS encoding GNAT family N-acetyltransferase produces the protein MKSAEPTLTRHPKTTAVGSLLHEVFDASVARFFTAILKHHPRRDLLREAGHLDAAGRLVSYAMMLPERFVVDGVTMDAGLLEAVATAESWRGRGLFPSIHADLLDQVADQHYPFALLFGIPTYYRRLGYAFATPFYARCRMEAYVAADLHPVPGLHRRRATAADVPRLMNLYHRSLAGKQVHFSRDRASLRTWLKHYEKAGDIETHVFTRDGRVAAYLRVNFQTTGMLVMEAGGWTAATLPAALRYLGRRAMKEDLPDFDLALPGDDPLLPAAQYWGADPVDPMLTYALQVKMLDWRRMIAALKPAFDRRLAASAFCDLTLSLPCRMDSQSFTLEIRNGRFAGVGPPHDAPVVLCLRGGRESLMRMLFGVKSVPDMLDTTPDMRCPPELRPVVSTLFPALRPYVNELDGF
- a CDS encoding CapA family protein; its protein translation is MRRAGVLVIGCLLLGLLVAACGETPVELPEPKRVTLAPQNENELHLVFGGDTMIDDLALPWLLAHGWDYTLRGLKPLFERADLVGLNLEVPVARACRRSKTKKYSYVMMPEALAGLKNNGVDVVNLANNHYRDCGPAGKESTVRFLDEWGIEHIGGGLTPAEAGRPLIVQFGETTVGLLGFYGYSGNHAKHGTAQLTEASVRGLIGGLRPLVDVLVVNVHWGKNYVVDVDAKQRRFGHLMLDLGADAIVGHGPHIPQAMELYSGKPLVYSVGNGAFATGNNRAHESLLAEFIVRDRRIRNVVFHPIWNQNRHEGVRWQPRPAKGKRAARTLRRFAAASAQFGAALTIRDDTAELPLR